One window from the genome of Oryza glaberrima chromosome 3, OglaRS2, whole genome shotgun sequence encodes:
- the LOC127766220 gene encoding probable dolichyl-diphosphooligosaccharide--protein glycosyltransferase subunit 3, producing MESPPHPLLLLLTLLVAAGAASAGADDLVAELQSLRSRSPSGVIHLTDTSITRFLSAPAPRPYSVLVFFDAASLHSKTDLHLPQLRREFALLSASFLAHNPASADLFFADIEFSESQHSFAQFGVNSLPHVRLVRPEHTRLAGSEQMDQSHFSRLADSMAEFVESRTGLEVGPIVRPPLVSRNQMILLVILFLVSIPFLIKRIMDGETLFHDRRVWMAGALFIYFFSVSGGMYGIIRHTPMFITDRSDPNKLVFFYQGSGMQLGAEGFAVGFLYTLVGLMIAMVTHLLVRVESLQIQRFTMLAVMIIGWWAVKKVILLDNWKTGYSIHTFWPSSWR from the coding sequence ATGGagtccccaccccaccccctcctcctccttctcacgctcctcgtcgccgccggcgccgcctccgccggcgccgatgACCTGGTCGCCGAGCTGCAATCCCTGCGGTCCCGCTCCCCGTCGGGCGTGATCCACCTCACCGACACCTCCATCACCCGCTTCCTATCCGCCCCGGCGCCGCGCCCCTACTCCGTGCTCGTCTTCTTCGACGCCGCCTCGCTCCACTCCAAGAccgacctccacctcccccagcTCCGCCGCGAgttcgccctcctctccgcctccttcctcgcCCACAACCCCGCCTCCGCCGACCTCTTCTTCGCCGACATCGAGTTCTCGGAGTCGCAGCACTCGTTCGCGCAGTTCGGCGTCAACTCCCTCCCCCACGTCCGCCTCGTCCGCCCCGAGCACACCCGCCTCGCTGGCTCCGAGCAGATGGACCAGTCCCACTTCTCCCGCCTCGCCGACTCCATGGCGGAGTTCGTGGAGTCCCGCACCGGCCTCGAGGTCGGCCCCATCGTCCGCCCGCCCCTCGTCTCCCGCAACCAGATGATCCTACTCGTCATCCTCTTCTTGGTCTCCATTCCGTTCCTCATCAAGAGGATCATGGACGGGGAGACCTTGTTCCATGACCGACGGGTTTGGATGGCTGGGGCGCTGTTCATTTACTTCTTCAGCGTGTCCGGGGGGATGTACGGGATCATCAGGCACACGCCGATGTTCATCACCGACCGGTCCGATCCAAACAAGCTCGTGTTCTTCTACCAGGGGTCTGGGATGCAGCTCGGCGCCGAGGGTTTTGCGGTTGGGTTCTTGTACACTCTCGTGGGGCTCATGATCGCTATGGTGACACACTTGCTGGTGAGGGTGGAGAGCCTGCAGATCCAGCGTTTTACGATGCTGGCGGTCATGATAATTGGGTGGTGGGCAGTGAAGAAGGTGATTCTTTTGGATAACTGGAAGACTGGATATAGCATTCATACCTTCTGGCCCAGCAGCTGGAGGTAA